One region of Triticum aestivum cultivar Chinese Spring chromosome 6B, IWGSC CS RefSeq v2.1, whole genome shotgun sequence genomic DNA includes:
- the LOC123133337 gene encoding uncharacterized protein isoform X1 codes for MDPTPSGGGHRSRSIRRRANVSLMWMVSDIAELNRDMPFMLDDGSGNIDFIRCRGDGFCTIVFPKMHVHGIAISRTNGNEDCALLFKITARWYIILASDLGVFNLLPSAIVQSQNFIVITSIFYISWYCSHHTIAESLLERIINQWCAKLN; via the exons ATGGATCCAACTCCATCTGGCGGCGGGCACAGATCTAGATCCATCCGGCGGAGAGCCAAC GTTAGTCTCATGTGGATGGTCAGCGACATTGCAGAGCTGAACAGGGACATGCCCTTCATGCTCGACGATGGCAGCGGCAACATTGATTTCATCAGATG CAGAGGTGATGGATTTTGTACTATTGTATTTCCGAAAATGCATGTACACGGAATTGCTATCTCAAGGACTAATGGAAATGAAGATTGCGCGCTTTTGTTTAAGATTACTGCTAGATGGTATATTATTCTCGCTTCAGATTTAGGAGTGTTCAATTTGCTACCTAGTGCAATTGTCCAGTCTCAAAATTTCATTGTTATTACTAGCATATTCTATATTTCTTGGTATTGTTCACACCACACCATTGCTGAAAGCCTACTAGAAAGAATAATTAATCAATGGTGTGCTAAATTAAACTAA
- the LOC123133337 gene encoding uncharacterized protein isoform X2 — MDPTPSGGGHRSRSIRRRANVSLMWMVSDIAELNRDMPFMLDDGSGNIDFIRCRGDGFCTIVFPKMHVHGIAISRTNGNEDCALLFKITARWFGNLEIEVFK; from the exons ATGGATCCAACTCCATCTGGCGGCGGGCACAGATCTAGATCCATCCGGCGGAGAGCCAAC GTTAGTCTCATGTGGATGGTCAGCGACATTGCAGAGCTGAACAGGGACATGCCCTTCATGCTCGACGATGGCAGCGGCAACATTGATTTCATCAGATG CAGAGGTGATGGATTTTGTACTATTGTATTTCCGAAAATGCATGTACACGGAATTGCTATCTCAAGGACTAATGGAAATGAAGATTGCGCGCTTTTGTTTAAGATTACTGCTAGATG GTTTGGCAATTTGGAGATTGAAGTTTTTAAGTAG